The window GGAGGTGGCCACCACGGTGACGTAGTCGCGGATCGGGCTCCGAAGCACCTTCTTGGTCAGGGTCTCCTCTACCTGGAAGATGCCGGCGGCGTTGTTCATGCGCACCCGGATCTCGATGGGGATCGCGTCGCCGCGCATGATGATCACCTCGTCCACCGCGAGCGCCGAGATCGAGTGGATGTCGATCGAGCCCAGGCTGAAGGCCTTGCGCCCCCGCCCCTTGGTGATGTCGGTGCCGTCGGCCACCGCGGTAACGCCCGCCTCGATGGTCAGCGGCTCGGGGTGCAGGTCGTGGCTGTAGATCGAGTGCAGCATCAGCGCCCGCAGCTCGATGCGCTGCTCGGGCTTGGGGTAGAGCTCGCCGAGGATACGGTTCAGGATCGGCAGCGCCAGGGTGACGCCGAAGGCCTCGTGGTGCTCCCGGTGCACCTGGTTGCCGATGTCGTGCAGCATCGT of the Oceanithermus desulfurans genome contains:
- a CDS encoding phosphohydrolase; the encoded protein is MSDQRERIIHIASPKSRLYVEADQSIRKGLEPYPRALAAYEMLSKDPEARGHWDMANYITMHKLGYNDHGRVHALLTGAASVAILQLLVDAGVRPDTVESGVGDLEDAFVVVILSTMLHDIGNQVHREHHEAFGVTLALPILNRILGELYPKPEQRIELRALMLHSIYSHDLHPEPLTIEAGVTAVADGTDITKGRGRKAFSLGSIDIHSISALAVDEVIIMRGDAIPIEIRVRMNNAAGIFQVEETLTKKVLRSPIRDYVTVVATSDTNNDHDHRIIQRVRLHDREDRFVLEE